In Nitrospirota bacterium, the genomic window CCATTCTCCTCTTGGCCGCTCCTTGGGCCGAAGCCGCGACAGCAACGGAAACCGGCGTCGATAAGAGGCAGTCAGCCGCTGCGGCTGCTGCTGAACCTTCGCAGTTCTATTCCCAGGACGGCTGGCTCGATTTCAGCGGTTTCCTTGATGAGGCCTACGGATTTGTTCCGATTGCGTCTCCGATCACGGAGCCGGCAGTCGGTTACGGCCTTGCCGGCGGACTGATATTCGTGGACCGGAACAAGGAAAATGCAGAGGCCGGGCATTGGCGGCCGAACCTCACCGCCGTTGGCGGCCTGGGCACGGAGAACGGTACCTGGGGCGCGTTCGCCGCAGACTCCCGGTACTGGATGAACGACCAGCTGCATACTCTGGCAGGCGCTATCACCGCCTCGGTGAACCTCGACTTCTACGGGACCGGCAAGAACGATGTCGTCCGGGACCGCCCGCTCTCATACAACCTCAAGCCCAGGGGCGGGTTCCTGCAGGGTCAGTATCGCATCGCGGACTCGCGGGTCTGGGCTGGCCTCGGTTATGTCGCAGCCGTCACCGACGTGTCGTTCGAAGCTGCCCCCGGCGACAGTCGTCTCCCGCAGTTCCAGAACGTGTCTCACGTAGGCGGGGCGCTGGTGTCGCTCACCTTTGATTCGCGCGACAACATCTTCACGCCCCTGAAGGGCGCCTACCTGGACGCTTCTGCCGGCTTGTTCAGCCCGGCTCTCGGCAGTGATCACGCGTTCCAGAGGGTGACCCTCACGGCTATGCAGTTCCTTGCCCTGCATCCCGAGCTGTCCTTCGGCGTCAGGGCTGGAGGCACGATGAGTTCCGGCGATGTTCCGTTCTATCTGCGGCCCTATGTCCAGCTGCGGGGCGTGCAGGCAATTCGCTACCAGGGGGACGATGTTGCGCAGATCGAGGCGGAGCTCCGGTGGCAGTTCTGGAAGCGCTTCAGCATTGTCGGCTTCGGCGGATGGGGCGCTGCCTGGAACGACTTCACGCGCGTGGACAACAGGATCACCGTGACGAGCGGCGGCGTGGGGTTCCGGTATGAGCTGGCGAGCAGGTACGGGCTGCACATGGGCATCGATGTTGCCTGGGGCCCGGACAACCCGATCGTCTACGTTCAATTCGGCAGCGCCTGGGCACGGCCGTGAGGACGGGGCGAGATGATGCATAAGCAGGGTGAGAAAGGGATCATCATGCGTATAGGAACGTTCCTGTTCATCATATGTTTGTTCTTCTCATTACCATCACACGCCGAAGAAGCAAAGTCCGGCCCCTACGCCGGATCCTCGAGCTGCCGTGAGTGCCATGAGAAGTTCTATCAGCTCTGGTCCACGTCAAAGCATGGGCTTGCCATGCAGCCCTACACGCTGGGGTTCGCTGCCATCCAGCTCACGCCTCAGCAGGGTGAGATCGTGATCGGAAAAGACAGGTACCGCGCCGATATCAATGAGGGCGTCGTGATCGAGACCGGCCAGAAGGGGACGAAGAAGTACAAGATCGAGCATGTGCTCGGCGGCAAGAACGTCTACTACTTCCTGACGCCATTTACTAAAGGCAGGC contains:
- a CDS encoding BamA/TamA family outer membrane protein, with protein sequence MIKRSLNIVVGVIACLSAAILLLAAPWAEAATATETGVDKRQSAAAAAAEPSQFYSQDGWLDFSGFLDEAYGFVPIASPITEPAVGYGLAGGLIFVDRNKENAEAGHWRPNLTAVGGLGTENGTWGAFAADSRYWMNDQLHTLAGAITASVNLDFYGTGKNDVVRDRPLSYNLKPRGGFLQGQYRIADSRVWAGLGYVAAVTDVSFEAAPGDSRLPQFQNVSHVGGALVSLTFDSRDNIFTPLKGAYLDASAGLFSPALGSDHAFQRVTLTAMQFLALHPELSFGVRAGGTMSSGDVPFYLRPYVQLRGVQAIRYQGDDVAQIEAELRWQFWKRFSIVGFGGWGAAWNDFTRVDNRITVTSGGVGFRYELASRYGLHMGIDVAWGPDNPIVYVQFGSAWARP